In Macaca mulatta isolate MMU2019108-1 chromosome 16, T2T-MMU8v2.0, whole genome shotgun sequence, the sequence AGATGTGACCTCATCAACTGTTGTCTAGCAGTGGGGCCAGTCCCAGTCACCTTCTCTGAAGAATGACCCCTCCTGGGCAGCTTTATCTGACTTGACTGTAGGTTCTCAAGAGTGGATGACACTCAGGAGGGGGACAACGTATGCTTAGGGAATGTAAGGTTTATCAGTTGAGAAGACACACGAGCTTCCACAAATTGATATATTTACTTCATTGTCAGCGGagtacacacgcacacataaaTATCTCTGAGTCATTTTAATTCACATAATTACAAGGATACAAACACACACTACTTCATCCCTGTGACTGAGTGCCCTTAGGGAATACTCAAATCCCAGTGGGACTTCTCTCTGCATCTTCTGGCCACTCTGGTCATTCTCCCTGAGCCCACCCaccttctccccctcccttctATTCTTCCACAATGGTGGCAAAGCAGGGAAGGGCCAGTGGAAACAGATTGCAGGTGCGCAGAGGCTTGGACAGGCCAGAGTCCACCGCAGCTGCTTTGGTGTCTCTCCTTGGTTCATGTGGTGGGCACTTCACCACTTCACGGACACTGTCAACTCCCTGAAGGCAAGGCCCAGGGCTTTGACTTCCCTGGGCGTAGAGAGACAGTGGTCAGGAAAAGCAGCTCTTTGGCAGACTGCTGGGTGTGTGACAACTGTGAGGGCTCAGGGGCTACAAGCAGGGACAGGGCAACCTCGCAAACAAATAACTGAGACCCGACGCGGTGTGTACTGGAGCAGAGCTGTGCAGGGTACTGCAGGAAAAGAGGAGGGGGTGGGGCAGGACGGCTTCCTTGAAGGGAGCCCTTCAGGCACTGTCATGTGCCACATCCTGTGTGAGGCACTTCACCTTCATCTTACTGAatctgggattcaaatccagatctgTCTGCTTCTAAAACCCACGCGCTTTCTTCTGTACAGGTTGCTACCTGAGGGGACATCTGCTCTGGGACTCAGAGAATGATAAAGAGATCTCCAGAATAAATGAATCACTTtcagagaaaagtaaaagaacaaaaacacaaaaataaaaaatacacaaaagaaacaaaaaaataccacaTTCTCCCCAAATTTCACATCGTAAGTGGCTGGAAGTACAAACATAAAGGATGCTGGCAACATGGCCGCGGCAAGAGGAGACTCCGAAGCAAGGTCAGCTTCTTCTCTGATTTCTAGCTTTCAGCCAACAAGGCCAATGGATCTTCCAAACCTGCTGCTGCTGTTGAGCTCCAGAAGAGGCGCCTCTCAACTTCCAGAGGCCAGGAAGGCTCCCTCTCCGGgctctcagttttgttttttatactgCAAGACAGAGAGATTTGAAGTGGAGGAGGGAAGCCAACAGGGGCAGGAGGACTCTGGGGAAATCTCAAGCCTCCATCATCTGGACCTCACCTGCCTCCTGCAGGGGCTTCTTGGAGGTGGTGAAACCCAGGCAAGAGGCACCGGGCAGCCAAATCTCTAGTTCATGCCTGGACTCCCTTTCTTCTTTAATGAAAAAGGAAGCTgacaggggtggggagggaggataATAAGGAAACTGGGGTGCCTGTCCTCTCTGAGTCTtgtttcagggggaaaaaaaaaatcccaggtgGAGGAGGACCCTTGGAAGCCAGTTGCTATAATCACtgggtttttttaaaatggaCGCTGGGTCCCATATCTGGAGAGTGAGTTAGAAGGACAGGGAGGTAGGGGCACACTCCAACTCTCTAGGGCCTCCTAATACCAGCATCTAAGGGCCAAGAAGCCAGTCAACATTCCtgactccctcccttcctccaccaaAACATACTGAATGTTTCCTCCATAATTCTGCCCCAGTGTGAATACGCCCCCGAGACAGGGAGTCCCTCCCCAGGACAGCTTTCCTGTCTGCGGCGTCACAGCGCCACTTCCGGCTCTGGCACTATAGCTTCCCCTGCTTCTTCCTACTGACCCTCTCAACTCCATCAGCACTGTTGGGCGGAAATTTGCCTTTAAGGACGAAGAGTAAGAGCCCCTCCCCACTTGCAACCAGAAGGGATCTGCCTTCACCTTTCAGCTTCTGGAGGAGGGAAGCAGCTGGCTGGTGGCCTCCTCCACAGGGACCATTCTCAACTGTGGGGCAGGAGTGGCCTCTAGTGGTCATGGGGATCACAGCCATCATCACCCCAGCTCGCAGGCAGAGCCCGGGGGCCGAGCACCTACTTTGTTCATGATCCAGTCAGCATCTTCAATGGCCCTTTTAATAATCTGCTGGATTCTCTCAGGGTTGTCTTCATCTGAATGAACCCGAAAACTCTGCAAGTTTAAGCATAAGGAAAGATGACTAGGCAAAATTCCCAGGACCGACAGCTTCAGAGCACCAGTCACAGGCCAGGGACACTGCTGGGTACTGTATACCCAGCAGCTCTCTTCATCCCCCATAGACAGTTATGATTATCCCAcacagagatgaggaaacagaggctcagaagtCCCCCCTTGGCTGCTGAACAATAGCATTTGAATCTTAGTCTATGTGACTGCAAAGCCACCAGGGTGGGTGCAAAGACTGGCCCCCAAGTTACCCCTAAATCAAGCTGAGCCCAAAAGCTATCAGGCAGTGGAGGCCAAGGGGAAACTTCCATCTCTCTTCCTCAGAAGAAGCTGTTTTCCCCAGGGTGAGATCTCTGCATAGGTTTCAGAGCAGGGAGGAAGAAGTAGGGCTTCTCTCAGCCCAGTGCTAGGAAAGCCAcacagggaaggaaggggaggcagTAGACAGAGTAGTTTCAGGAAATCCACCCAGGCCCAATGCAGAGCATGGGATGCTGTTTGCTTTTGACCAGATGTTCACCCTTGAGAAGCAATCTAAGATTCAGGTTTTGCTTTCCAAAAAGAACTGGCGCcacacgtggtggctcacgcttgtaatcacagcactttgggaggccaaggtgggcagatcacctcaggtctggagcccgagaccagcctgacaacaaagatcaatcccatctctactaaaaatacaaagttagctgggtgcgatggcggatgcctataatcccagctactcaggaggctaagggaggagaatcccttgaaccaggaggcggcggttgtggtgagccgagattgcaccgttgcactccagcctgtgtgcagagtgaaactccatctcaaaaagaaacagaactggCCTCTTTCCCTCCCCGTCACTCCCAGCCCCACACATCCCCCTGCTCATCTTTAGGAGCCCCCTCAGCATCTACCTCTGGGACGCCCTCCTTGACTCCCCAGACAGCTAACTGCTCCCTTCTCCACGTCTCCACAGCCCACTGTGGCTACtgccacctcttttttttttttttttttaactttccataTTATATTTGTATGAATTTTAGCTAACTTTCTATTTGGAAAGGATTTCTCACTTACAGAAAGCTGtgataataatacaaataatttccTATCAGAATCActgattgttaacattttgctataCTTGCTTTATCATTCTCTTTATATAAGTATGTATAAGTCTTTTCAGAAGCATTTAAGAATAAGTTACAGACACCCCGTCCTTACCCCTAAACATTCCCATGTGTATTTCCTAATGACAAGGGCATTCTCTGACATAACCACAATAATCAAATGCAGAAGACTCAACATTGAAACAACACTATAATCTATAGCCCACATTCCAATTTCATACACTGCACCAgtaacagtgttttgttttgttttgttttgtttttagacaggttctcactctgtcacccaggtgagaatgcagtggcacaatcacagctcattgcagcctcgacctcccgggttcaagcaatcctcccaactcattgtttgatttttctgtagaaaagaccaggttggtcttgaactcctgagctcaaacaatctgcctgccttagcctcccaaaatgctgggtttacaggcatgagccatcatgtctggctcCCAGTAATATTCTTTACAGCAATTTTTTTCTGGTCTAGGATCATACATTACATTTAGTCACCGTATCTCTTGAGTTCTCTAATCCAGAACAGTTTTGCCTTTCTTTGTGTTTCATGACACTGACATTTTTGATGAGCACAGGCCTATTAGTTGTGTGGCAGATGACCTCTCAATTTGGGTTTACCTGATGTTTTCTCAGGATTCAATTCAAGTTGTACACTGTTGGCAGGGATGCCTGCCTAAATGATGTCGTGCCCCACAGTCTATTTTAATTACCCACTTAGCTGCCTCATACGTGCCCTAGCACAGCTGGTATGCTGGCTGATGCACGCTGTGTTTCCTCGACAGAGAGGAGCTGGGCTGCCCAGCACCGGTTTCCTGTGGCTCTTACCACACTGCCACCTCACCACCATCTCAGAGACTAGCTCTGTGCCCTGGCCTTGACCTCTGACCCACACCCCCAAGCCTGCCATTAGAGGCAGCCCCCAGACCCGGTGGACCCAGCTCCCACCTGCCTGACAGCATGCTTGTAATGCTGCTGGATGCCCTTGGTCGGCAGCTGCCGGCAACAGCGCAGCAAGTATCGGTAGAGCTGCAGTGGCCTCTGAACCAGTTCTGCCCCTGGCAGCGGGGCCATCCGTGAGACCTTCTGTCCCTGGAAAACAAGGAGCATCACTTCCAGGGCATCAAGCCAAGTTCTATACTCAGCCCTGACCCCCAGGTCCCAGTACTCTGGGAAGCAGCCTTGGTGCAGTACAGTGGCCCCTCCTGTCCCATCCCATGGAGCCTGCGCCTTGCGGTGGGCTGGGCATTCAGTCCTACAGAAGCTCTAGCCCAGAGCAGGCCCGCAAGACCAAGGGTGAGTGTGGAGGGAGATGTACAGCCTCAGCTCTGGCGTCTTCTTTCTGGAACTCAACTTCAGATGGTGCGTGAGTAGGTGTCCCTCACAGGCAGGGTGGGGTAGATAAGCAGGAAGACCCTGAGGGGCAATCACTAGGAAAATCACTAGGAAACCAGCTCCGACATCAGTCCTGGTCTGGTGAGGGCACCAAGCCACAGAGGGGAGAATGCCTACAGGCCTGAGCTTCAAAACTCAAAGTGTGCTCCTGAGCCAGCAAAACCCACAGCACCGGGAGATCAACAGAAATGCAGTCTCAGGCCCCACCTCACACCCACCAGATCaaacctgcattttaacaaggaTGCCAGGAGATTtgtatgcacattttaaagtCTGAGAAACATGAATCTAGGGGACTCTGCACAGAGAAGACGCTGGACAGAGTCACCACAGCGTGGGCACATGATTTCATTTTGCTATGAGTTATCATAAAAATCACAatggcctgggtgtggtggctcacacctgtaagttgggcagattacttaaggtcaggagttcgagaccagcctggccaacatggtgaaaccccgtctccactaaaaatacaaaaatcagccaggcttagtggtacatgcctgtaatcccagctacttgggaggctgaggcaggaggatcacttaaaccccaGAAGTGGAaatggcagtgagccgagatagcaccactgcactccagcctgggtgacaaagcaagactccatctcaaaaaaaaaaagagaatcacaaTGAGCACTTGTTTGTCTCTATTCACTTCACATGTGATTAATGAACACAGTCACAGAGAGGTCtgataacttgcccaagatcacacagctgataaAGCTGGAGCTTGGATTTGAACTCTGGCAGTCTGGTTTCagagccttcttttttttttaaaaaaaaaaaaaaaaaaaaaggtatagttGACATATAACCAACTTCATATACTTAAAGTATGTAATTTGATAAGTGCTGCCACAGGTACACACCAGAGAAATCACCGCCATAATCAAGagaatgaacatatccatcattCCCAAAATTTACCTCATACCCTTTGTAATCcatccctcccgccctccctacGTCCCCATCCCCAGGCAACCGATGCATTTTCCAGagttttgtataaatggaattacacagCAAGCTCTCTTTTGTGTCTGAGGAACCCATATTCTTCTCTGTATTAAcactctctctctaaaaaacCCACAACTCTAGCCTAACCTCTTCTTTTTTAAGGGAACTATGAGAGTATAGATTGTTTTAAATGGTAGGTTCTAGAATATATGGGCTTGCAAAGCTTTTATCAGGCTCCTGCCTGAACCTCTGCCACAGCATCTGCCTGGTGTCCCAGTACCTGGCTTGTCACTCCAGTCTCCTCCACCCCGTACCATGTGAGCTCTGGAATCAGTGTCCTGGGCACATCCCAGTCAGTCTCATGAAGTGTTCCCAGACCCCTCAAACCACCAAATGTGGTGCCTTTTGGTGCACATGCAGTTCCCTGGCCATGGACTCCTTCCCATCTTCTCCATGTGAGGAACCTTGTTCATCCTTCCAGGCTCAGCTCAGTGTCCTTCCTCCTGGAAGCCCTTACCCACGGTCCCTCTCTGGAGACAGAGGCACTCACCCTGTCCTCTGTGGGGCTGCAGTGCCCCCTCATGGTGCTGCCAGGGACTCATCTGCTACCTTGCCTGTGGCTCTCCCTGGGCTGAGCGCCTGGCCCACAGCGGGCTTCACTCACTGTTAACTAAACAGAATGAAGCTACTGTCTCCTCTGTATAGAGAGACACCCTCTATGTTCCAGATGAAGGAGCTAAAAGAGATCTAGTGACTGGCCTTAGTTTTAAAGGAacatataaggaaaaaaaaaaaaaaaaaaaaaccctcccctTACCTCGCAAAAAGAACCAGAAACTAAATCCATCAGATGCCCTTAAACTAAGGAGGGAAGCTTAGGAAGTAGCTGGTTCCGGAGGCTCCTTCATTCCATTTACATCCCATTATCTCCTCGGCAACAATAAATGTGTCTCTTCAGCTACGTTAGCCAATTCCTCCTGGTTCCCTGGGCTCTTGCTCTGATGCTGGAGTAGACAGGTGGTTGTCTGACCCCCACCATCCAGTCTCCCTTCTAGTAGCCCCAGTGTGTGATCTGGGGTGCACCCCTCCCCAGGCCTCAGCCCAGAAGGTCTGAGTGGGACTATCAGAGCCCTGCATCCACGTGGGTATAAGGACTGGCTCACACACGGGCATGTGACAAAAGCTAGTCCAATCACAGTGCATCGCAACACTTTTGCAGAAGTGGCGTGAAAGGACTCTAGCTCCTTCCCACTAAACTTGATGCTGGCAGGATTTGATCCTCTCTCAGTGAAGCCATCCTGCCTCCTCGAGAAGCCTGAGACCACACTCACATAGCAGAAGGCAGAACTGAGACCCTGAGATAAAAACAAGCCCAAAGAATTTATttgggccaggggtggtggctcacgcctgtaatcccagcactttgggaggctgagatgggtggactgcttgaagccaggagtttgagaccaacctgagtaACATaggcagaccctgtctctacaaaaaataaaaaactaactgggcatggtggcacacgcctgtagtcccagctactcaagaggctgtgatgggaggatcccttgagcttcggcagtcaaggctgcagtgagctgtgatcataccatgGCACTCAGCCTGGATgatacaaagtgagactctgactcaaaaaaaaaaaaaaaaaaaaaaagaattcattttgGCCCTAAAACCATCTACCTGAAAGAAGTCCTTCCCCTAGACTTCTCAGTGATCTGAGCCAATTAATCCTCTTTCACCAAAGCAGCTGGGGTTCATTGTTTTGTCACTTGTAACCCAAAACTTGTAACTGATGGACAGACCCTGACCTCACAAATTCTTCCATGATGCCCTCTGATGATTCCAGGCTGTAAGGAAGAGTCAGACAAGACAGGGCTTCTCAAGTTCCTCCTGCTATCAATCATGACCGTGCCAGTCTGACTCACCACCCAGAAATCAGAGGGGAACCCGTTCCAGGGTGACCAAGACCATGAGGGGCAACCACAGGAGACATACCACCAAAGTCCCCAACCTG encodes:
- the LYRM9 gene encoding LYR motif-containing protein 9 isoform X4, producing MAPLPGAELVQRPLQLYRYLLRCCRQLPTKGIQQHYKHAVRQSFRVHSDEDNPERIQQIIKRAIEDADWIMNKYKKQN
- the LYRM9 gene encoding LYR motif-containing protein 9 isoform X2, which encodes MLLVFQGQKVSRMAPLPGAELVQRPLQLYRYLLRCCRQLPTKGIQQHYKHAVRQSFRVHSDEDNPERIQQIIKRAIEDADWIMNKYKKQN
- the LYRM9 gene encoding LYR motif-containing protein 9 isoform X3: MVQGQKVSRMAPLPGAELVQRPLQLYRYLLRCCRQLPTKGIQQHYKHAVRQSFRVHSDEDNPERIQQIIKRAIEDADWIMNKYKKQN
- the LYRM9 gene encoding LYR motif-containing protein 9 isoform X1 gives rise to the protein MNPAGVLCGVLSPDLGQKVSRMAPLPGAELVQRPLQLYRYLLRCCRQLPTKGIQQHYKHAVRQSFRVHSDEDNPERIQQIIKRAIEDADWIMNKYKKQN